gtatcttcattgagatttgataatttaaaattgatctcagagtatttcaagttgaaaatttaaacaaaaaaaatcataaaaatattttaagagaagaaaatttgtgttaaatttttatttttaatttaaaaattctggaaaattgaaaatatttttaaaaaattttaaaaatttattgaaaaagtaataaaaaaaaattctaaaaacagtaaattttgatgaaatttttttacttttattttattttaccccattttttttttaaattgacttttacaaaacatagaaaaaaatttggattagtttttaattattattttttttttttaatttgaaaagtcaattttaaagatcttttacattaatttttattattatttaaaatattgtattatttaatttttttcaattatattttcgaatttgaattcaatattgaagaaaattcgaattcaaattttcaaaaaaaatttggtcaaatgaaaggttttctaaatttcgtctttttaattttttttcattttcttctgaATTATCTCGACGAAATCAAAgaaggaaaataattaaaattttattattcgcctgaataaaaaatttaaaaataattaaaaattttacaattaaaagtaaattgtcaaaaaatttttgtctaaaattcagtaagaaacgaaaaagttttaaagttaaaaatttttttaacattaaggccgctccaaattttttcaatagttttgtccgatgccccattttatattcgaaaatccaatggggcaaaataaaaaaaaaagttaaaaatttcatcaaaaattaccgatttttggtgtattttcataatttttcaagtttgaaattttcaggaaaatttttcaaaaaatttttgtaaaaatcgtaacttttaaaattttcttttttttcatgaaaatcgaatattttaacaaaaaaaatttgaattttttcttctatatttcaatatttttcagttttaaaaaaattagtttttaaaaatgttaaaaaaaaaaatttgaaccaatttgacagttaatttttttcaaattgcaagtcaaatttttttcttatttttaatggggcaaaataaaaaaaaagttaaaaatttaatcaaaattgatcatttttgcTGTAAAATTCATAgttaatttcaaacattttcaaaaaaaaatgttgatcaattttcaaaaattgctaaaattttgtcattttgtatgaaaataagtatttcaaaaaattttttttttattttgcgccCCCCccccttttatttttaaaaattttggactttatttttgattttcatttggagcggcctaaaaaggaaaaaaaattctttcttaaaaattataccgattatttttaaaaaaattttttcaagtgctTCAAccgatgagaaaaaaaaatgtcttcaaaacttaattttaataagaaatatttttgttaaaaaggtaaaaaaaaattgaaaatttttaaaaatattttcaaatttaaaagaaaataaattttcatgaaatcgtacaatttttacaggaaaataataaaaaatagaaaataaatcaaaatcactttaaaaaaatagtgaaaaaatgcTTGAAACTCCGAACTCcgaattaattatattatttttttgagaaaatttgctaaaaaagtcattaaaaaaatgcaaaaaaaaaactttgcgatgttgattttttttttattaattttactctgGTGACATTTATTTGCAGCGatttcgaaagaaaaatttataacaatttcagattttcgccttttttattgggagtttttttttagttatctACAATCGTTCGTACTTTGCGACTTTTCTTCAACAGACATCAAAACACAGTGatggaaattgttttttttttactttgcacGCGATGCCAAGGCACCCAAATCGGCGATGCACTGATTGATGGTTGCCTTTTCCTGGTCTGGCGTGATGGATTTCAAGACATTGTCCACGATCCAGTTGACTTGGTGACGTTGGGCAATGCGACGCTCGGCATTCTGGCGTTCCACTTGGTAGTCAAGACGACGCTTAACCTCCGAATAGACCATGGCGAGACGTTCGCGGTAGGCAGCTTCCAATTGCAAGGCGATATTTTCGCGTTTTGCCTCGATGAGCATTTTTTGGCCTTCGGTGCGCCATTGCGCGGTCTTCTCCTCCTCGATTTCCTGCGTGTGGAATTCGACTTGTTTGTTGCGACCCTCGTTGTAGCCGGCTTCGATGGCGTCAATCTCCTTGTCGGCCCATTTAGCGACAGCAGGTCCGAATTGCTTGACGGCAAAAATAACCATGAGACCGAGGGCGAGCCCGTTGTAGAATTCGTGTTCCATGACGTAGATTTCCTTGGAGCACAAATAGGTGACGAGACCTGTGCCGAACATGTAGGGACCCGTGACACCAGTTTTGGGGTACAAAGCCTtgaaccttgaaaaaaaaaacattttttaacaaaaattcaacgaCTTTCGAAGAAATGAAAACTCACCATGAATCAGGAATGAATCCCATTCGGACCTTTTCTGGGTGCTCTCGTCGAACGGGGCGCTCAAACTTGACCTCGGAAGATGTGCCGCGAGCAACTACCATGGCGGTAGCGGGACTGCGTTGAACTGCAAAAGgcagaaatttcaatttgtgacacaattttcctttttgcaCTCGTCATGTACAACCACAATAAGCACTACGAACGATTACATAAGGAACATGGGCAAATTTTCCGAGCGACTTTTCGCAttgaaatacgaaaaatcTTGCTGCGACACATGCATCTGCATGACGAGTGGATGCCCGAGTCTCGAAAGAATCTACTTACCGGCCAATAATCTGGCTTTAGATAGCATTTTCAGATGAATTTGAGTAAAATACTTCTGTCGAACAATTTGTAGATGATGGCGCTGTTCGAATGCGGCGTAAATGGGAACTACGGCTTGCTCACTGGGACTTTGAGACGAATGACATTGATAAAAGAAATTGCAATACCGTTGATTCGAATGAATTCCTAGTtcacaatgcaaaaaaaacgcTTGACCCTATGCAAAATTGATTATCATAATGCTTCGCGGTTAGGATCTtaagatcaaataaaaattaccaaaaatggcttatagatttttttttgcgtttttacataaaaaattctcatccaatttgattttcattaaatttaaaaaaaaacccccGAAagctttttatataattttcataaattttaaggcttaaaatgaaattaaaaacttacaaaagttcatttcaattgatatcttgATCAAATATGgccgataaaattatttttagcggtttttccgaatttttaaatttaagtcctaaacaaaaatttagctatcaatatcatgaaaaatggtttaaaattttacaatatcaaaagttttttttatgagaaatcttgcaaaaaacgaaaatctatataaaatgtCTCACttcgtgatttatttttcaaggatGAAACGCGAAAGAGAAAATGATTTTGGTATACactaagaataaaaatatttttgtgtaattttaattaaatgtaattttaaatcctaaattaatataaaaaaaatatttattagggAAAAGCAAGAAGCGTATGGAACACGACAACAGCAGCGAGATGGAGGCAAACGACGACGCACGTAGAGCTCGAGGAGGAAGTCGTAACGGAAGAAATGGATTTTATTGAAGAGATCCCTGCCCCTGATGCTCCgttgccaaaaataattttagcgtGGAAAACTTCGTGGAACGTCACACAAGCCGTTTCCGCAACCAATCCCTCCACAACCGTTCCGATTTCCGTTCGTGTTCCCGTGCCAGCGAAGAAGAAGACTCTTGGTCTCAAGAGCAACCCTGTGTTTAAGGTTGGAGATCGCCTCCCCATATCAAGCTTCAAGAACTTGATACCAATCCGACATGTCGTATTGATAGGAAGTCGTGTCATTAGTAAGTATTTATTGACATATTTcagaaaccaaaaaatttttacatatttcaataatttttaacaaagcataaccatttttaaaaatttttagaatacaaatttgaaaatttgtcatttaaatttttaccgcatttcgaagaaaaaattttttcggttcattaatttaaaaaatatctcgaaAAATAGAattgttgtgtgtgtgtgtcaaaaTAACGCTGtgcccaaattttttttttaattcttagttaaaaaaaaaccaggaCCTTGAAGGTCAGTGTCTTGAATAtaaagcatttttattttactatttgatcgtttttgattttgattaaaatggttcatttttttgcagaaaatttggtttgtttattaaaatttgaagttatttttgagttcaattttattttttttttgttttcaattccTTTCAAAAACccctttaaaaaagttttaaaatttaatccattCAATTTGCTTCTGACCTAAAGTAGAGAAGcttcacaaaaatttgagcGTCCCCGATTGAGCTGAAAAATATCTGGTCGGCCTAAGTTGAGGAGGAAGTCGTCGAGGAAGAAATGGACTTCATTGAAGCCCCAGATGCTCCGTTGCCGGAAATAATTTTCGCCCAAACTTCCGCCAAACTTCGCCCAAACGCCGTTTCCCCCACAACCGCtccgaaaatgtgaaaacccGGTAGGATCGCCTTTTatcaaactttaaaaacttgATGCCAATCCAACATGTCCGAGGAGGTCGTGCCATtagtaagtattttttgacatatttcagaaaccaaaaaattttcacatatttcaataatttttttgaataatttttaacaaattaatataaccatttttaaaagtttttggaatacaaattcgaaaatttatcatttaaatttttaccgcatttcgaagaaaaaatgcggtataaAACTGGActtgttgtgtgtgtgtgtgtcagtaacgCTGTGCACCAAATGTAATTCTTAGTTAATCGAGGACCTTGAAGGTCAGTGCTTGGGCAGGTGTATGGAATTGTgaaagggtcatgaggagtactaaaatgtgaaatgaggagttcgaaaatgtgaaatgaggagttcaaaaatatgaaatgcaGAGTATAAAATAGTGAAATGAACGgtttgaaaatgtaaaataaggAGAACGAAAATCAGGAATAAGTAGTACGAAAAGCAAAGATACCTACATATgcaacatcgaaatgcggtttagtatgtcgttcttagactactttctctatttttttaagcttttaattgcaatttaaatttaaaaaaatttttttgtttccaaaattgtctaaataaaataattgttaaaataaaaaatttatattatcttTAAAGCAcacaattgaatattaaaactctttaaaaatagtgaaaaagatggaaaaatcattaaaatcattgttttccattatcattattcattacTCCCACCTCCTTACTTTTTAAGgtccaaaataatgtgaaacattttttgaaattgtacttGCCTAAATAAAATGCTGCTTCATTTGAACCATCAtttataatcattttttgcatCGTGGGGTTAtcgaaaaatctttattttgcattgggactcATGAAACAAAGCGCTTGAATCAGCAGTTGCAATTTTTCTATGTGATCAGCCATTGTGATCCGGCATAAAATCGGCGttcttttttagttttttattgtttttaccaTTGTTGTTCCTATTTTAATTCACCGAAAGATCATTAACGTCTTGTTTTCCGTAAATTTCGTGTCCCAAATCacttaaaacttgaaattcgCACAGAAAAATGGTAAGAAAGCACCCGGCACACGTGTTTCCGCTTCTATTTGACTTCCAATTTCCCATTCGCAGGGTCTCCGTGAGATTATCTCCATCAACATCGGGCAGTGTGGCGTCCAGATGGGTCTCAGCTGCTGGGAATTGTACTGCCTCGAGCACTGCATCAACCAAGACGGCACGCTGAAGGACGAAACGAAAGTCGACGAGTACATGCAAACCTTCTTCAACGATACGCTCCAGCAAAAACTCGTTCCGCGCAGCATTTTTGTCGATTTGGAGCCATCCGTCATCGAAGACATCAAAATGGGCCCGTTTCGTCATCTCTTCAATCCGGATCAGATGCTTGTCGGCAAGGAGGACGCAGCGAATAATTACGCGCGCGGGCATTACACAATCGGCAAGGAGCTTCTGGATCCCGTCGTTAATCGCATTCGGAAGATGGCCGAGCAATGCAACAGTTTGCAAGGAATTTTGGTGTTTCACAGTTGCGGCGGCGGCAGCGGATCGGGCTTCGGTACGTTGTTGCTTGACACTTTGAGCCCCGAATACGAGAAACAGAGCAAGTTACAGTTTTCGGTGTATCCGTCGCCAACTATCAGTACAGCTGTGGTCGAGCCATATAATGCAGTTTTTTCGACGCACGGAAGTTTATCGACTTCGGAATGTGCTTTTACGATCGACAATGAGGCTGTTTATGAGATTTGTGCCAAAAATCTCGGAATCGATCGTCCGAATTACACAAATCTCAATCGGGTGATCGCTCAAACGGTCTCCAGTACAACGACAAGTCTCAGATtcgaaggtaaaaatttatttttaagacgctccaaatgaaactataaaataaacttcgatcccttattttaaaaatcgaaaattaaatgggacaaaattgaaaaaaaattaaaatttcataaaaattaaatttttttggtcaatttttaaaaatttttcaattaaaaaaaatcaattttttttcaattttaattttctttttttttaatttttttttttaaataaggccgttccaaattttttccgatgtttttcccaaaaattttttttgaaaatcggggggggcaaaaaaaaaaaaaagttttgaaatactatttcatacaaaatgacaaaatttttttggtccaaatttttatttttttaaattgatttgaaaattttcaagtttttttttcaaaaaatttcattttaaaacccaaaaatttttcaaataatttttaaaatatttttatagaagaaaattcatgtaaaatttttcaaaaattcattttcttaaaattccttgaaattttttgatgaacttttaacttttttttttattttgccccaaattttcggcttttgaaatttaaaaaaatttttaaagcggcctaaagtttaaaaaaaaattcaaataaatattaaatttttaaaaatttttgtattgaaaatcgaatttttacatcaattttttttttaaatattttttaatagtttttgttaattttttgagaaatatttttaatcgatttttttttaatttttattgattttaattaattttaaaattaaaataatgaaaaaattatttcaaatttttttttgtcattttaattaccccaaattttgttttcaaaagctttaaactttattttcagtttcatttggagcaattttaattaaaaaaaaaagacaaaaacttaccaaaaaatcacttttcagGTGTAATGAACGTCGATCTCAATGAATTCCAAACAAATCTCGTTCCATTTCCGCGAGTTCACTTCCCCGGAATTTCCTACGCTCCCCTTTTGTCCCAAGAAAAGGCCAAACACGAGTTCTACGGCATCAAGGATCTCACAAGTATGTGCTTCGATGCTTCCAATATGCTCCTGAAATGCAATCCAAAGCAAGGCAAGTACATGGCATGTGCGCTCTTGTATCGCGGCGACGTCGTTCCGAAAGATGTCAACTTGGCAATTACCGCAATCAAGGAAAAACGTTCCGTGTCGTTCGTTTCGTGGTGCCCGACAGGCTTCAAAGTGGGAATTAATTATCAACCGCCGACTGTGGTGCCGGATGGCGAGTTGGCATCCTCCAAAAGAGCTGCGTGCATGCTTTCCAACAACACATCCATCGTTGAAATTTGGGCTCGCATGAACCGAAAATTCGATATGATGTTCCAAAAGAGGGCCTTTGTGCATTGGTACGTTGGCGAAGGCATGGAAGAGGGCGAGTTTGCTGAGGCACGCGAAGATCTGGCAATGCTGGAAAAGGATTACGAGGAAATCGAGGGAGATGCCGAGGAATATGATTATGATGGCGATGAAGATGGTGTCGAGTACTGAGGTATTTTGTTTTAAGTCGAacgttgtgaatttttttagaattttttattattcatttccGGTTAAATGAGTGATCTCagtagatttttaaattaagtttttattattttttgtaatttattcggCAAATAAATGCATTCTAGAATATTGTTAaacatttgaaatatttgaattttcgtgaaaaagtTTAGTCAACTTGAAcctattttatgcattttcattcgaagaaaataaatttcatttacttttattccttttttcatcaaaaatcaaggagattttgatggaaatcatctttagaatgaatatttatttaattttagctttgaaatccatcaaaagtttgttagatcttgacttgaaaaatttcatgaccgttttaatttttttttttatttcttcaaaaatcaaggagattttgatggaaatcatctttagaatgaatatttattcaattttagctttgaaatccatcaaaagtttgttagatcttgacttgaaaaatttcatgaccgttttaatttttttttcgaaaaacggtcaaggaaaaaaaaaatttttatttcttcaaaaatcaaggagattttgatggaaatcatctttagaatgaatatttattcaattttagctttgaaatccatcaaaagtttgttagatcttgacttgaaaaatttcatgaccgttttaatttttttttcgaaaaacggtcaaggaaaaaaaaaattttttatttcttcaaaaatcaaggagattttgatggaaatcatctttagaatgaatatttattcaattttagctttgaaatccatcaaaagtttgttagatcttgacttgaaaaatttcatgaccgttttaatttttttttcgaaaaacggtcaaggaaaaaaaaatttttttatttcttcaaaaatcaaggagattttgatggaaatcatctttagaatgaatatttattcaattttagctttgaaatccatcaaaagtttgttagatcttgacttgaaaaatttcatgaccgttttaatttttttttcgaaaaacggtcaaggaaaaaaaaattttttatttctttaaaaatcaaggagattttgatggaaatcatctttagaatgaatatttatttaattttagctttgaaatccatcaaaagtttgttagatcttgacttgaaaaatttcatgaccgttttaatgtttttttcgaaaaatggtcaaggaaaaaaaaatttttttatttcttcaaaaatcaaggagattttgatggaaatcatctttagaatgaatatttattcaattttagctttgaaatccatcaaaaatgggttgaaaattgacttgaaaaatctcaagaccgtttttcttcttttacgaATATTcggaaattcgaaaaaaaaaactaacgaaaataaattttaaatttaaatcaaaagagAGATGTGAatcgaatgaatgaatgaatgaaaaatcgaatgaatgatcattcaacttaaaaaaatattttcagtcatttaatttttgttcgtgcTCGtccaatttttatgtttaagcattaaaataaatgcatttttagtgaattatTTGCTCAATTTTATGGGCTGCGTGCCCTTCTTCattgttttattgaaaaatactcaaaagcAGGTaagaaatccataaaaaattaaaaataaatatttcaccaCTCAATTCTGATCTTCTGTAGAAACACATACCACTGCCATCACATTCAACAGTTTAGCACAGACGAGAGCAAGAAACCATGGCAATCGGCGAAATCCCTCCAGAAAATGTCGTTCAGCTCAGAACCGAACGAATTGACTCCGAAATCGCTGCCACTATCGAAGAAGTCACCGTCGCCGGCGAGGAACTCTTCAAATGTTGGGTCAAGATGCTCGTCAAGGTCAAGGAAAAGGACAGCGAAATTGCGCAGCGACAAATTCTGGATCTCCAACGGCGAATGTTGCATTTGAACGAAACTTACCCGAACATCAAGATCAAGTTGGAAGTGAACAAAGGCGCCGTGCGTCATCAATGGTCCTACAAAAGACTGagacacgacaaaaaaatgggATTTAATTGTCAATTTTCCTTCTCGGTCGTGGATAAAGAGCGAGATGCTTTGCGTGCAACGAGTCAAGATATTTTGAAACACATCGAGAAACTGATGGTGGTTTATTACGAGGATCAGTATGACGTCAAATATCGCGTTGGAACAAGGACAAAGAGTGAAAGTAGCGACGATACGGTTGAAATTAAGAATAATCCGGATGGAGCAGGAACGCAGACTGAAAACGATACCAATGCGATACTGCCACTTCATTCGCATGATCCGCATTATCACATCAACAGTGATGCTGGCAACATTCATTTCGAGGATAAATCGAAGAAGAAACATTACCACATCTGTAGTTGTTTCAATACGGGCCGCAAAGAGGGAAAAGGATGTTTTTCGATGATCTTTGGGGTCTTTAAATCCTGCATTCCGtgtcttaagaaaatttaacgatGCATTTAGCTGACATTTTGTGCTCTCTAAGGGGCaatattgacttaaaaacGTGCCTTTTTACGTAAATAAGAgacttttatatttaaaaaaaatataaaaacgaaaagttgtgaaaaaattaaaaataattttaaataaaaatttattttaattaatttttgtaatgaaacGATGGAAGAaggcttaaaaataaatacaaaaaatatttttgagatgaaaattaaaaaaaaaaattatgttgatgGCAAAAATGGTGAAatccttgatttttaatggTAAGTTCATTACTTGGCTTAGTATACGACTTTAGTGAAGACAAGAGGTCAATATCCTCTTTTGATGACTCATGACTTCTTTTTTTGGTaaacagtttattttttattgaaagttattttattttgcaaatttttgaagattttaattttttttatttttttgtctcgatttttgtataaatattttaaattttttttaaatttcaaataaaatttttgaaaagttgaaaatttcaccaaaattgacaattttttggtctttttccttatattttcaagaaatattttcaattttcaagaatttttgtattgaaaaacgaaatttgacatgaaaaatttcttctcaaaaatatttgcaaaaaaaatttttttttttaaattttgacatttttttttatgaagtttttatttttaaaattctagaaatttttaattaccaaATATCAACGTACCtaaacaactaaaaaataattaattattacccaaaattgtttaaattttgtcatttttatgaaaaagtatctcaaaacttttttttttttttttgcaaaaaaatgttgaggtttggaacggccttaattatttatataatataaatttcgcttgatttttttttttttttttttttgaaaaaaaaattaataaattttttaatattaagtactctaagtcaaattttgagtcaaaaataaaaaaaaagtgtaaaaccAATGAATTTGGggttattgatttatttaataaaatttaaaaaaaaaatattttttattaaaattaacggTAATTTATTACTTCTTTAATGAatcttcgaaatttaaaaaaaataacaccgATTTCTGatcgaattaatttaattttttttttcttaaaaacgtTGAATGTCCATTGAGAATAATCTTCCTCGACAagctttttttccaaaaatttgccaaaagaaaaattttcgagccaaaaaaaaataataataaataaaacacaattttaatttttcttatttgacatttttttttactgactttcattatttattcataattattattaat
The sequence above is drawn from the Culicoides brevitarsis isolate CSIRO-B50_1 chromosome 1, AGI_CSIRO_Cbre_v1, whole genome shotgun sequence genome and encodes:
- the LOC134837138 gene encoding ATP synthase subunit b, mitochondrial, whose protein sequence is MLSKARLLAVQRSPATAMVVARGTSSEVKFERPVRREHPEKVRMGFIPDSWFKALYPKTGVTGPYMFGTGLVTYLCSKEIYVMEHEFYNGLALGLMVIFAVKQFGPAVAKWADKEIDAIEAGYNEGRNKQVEFHTQEIEEEKTAQWRTEGQKMLIEAKRENIALQLEAAYRERLAMVYSEVKRRLDYQVERQNAERRIAQRHQVNWIVDNVLKSITPDQEKATINQCIADLGALASRAK
- the LOC134827231 gene encoding tubulin alpha-8 chain-like, with protein sequence MGLREIISINIGQCGVQMGLSCWELYCLEHCINQDGTLKDETKVDEYMQTFFNDTLQQKLVPRSIFVDLEPSVIEDIKMGPFRHLFNPDQMLVGKEDAANNYARGHYTIGKELLDPVVNRIRKMAEQCNSLQGILVFHSCGGGSGSGFGTLLLDTLSPEYEKQSKLQFSVYPSPTISTAVVEPYNAVFSTHGSLSTSECAFTIDNEAVYEICAKNLGIDRPNYTNLNRVIAQTVSSTTTSLRFEGVMNVDLNEFQTNLVPFPRVHFPGISYAPLLSQEKAKHEFYGIKDLTSMCFDASNMLLKCNPKQGKYMACALLYRGDVVPKDVNLAITAIKEKRSVSFVSWCPTGFKVGINYQPPTVVPDGELASSKRAACMLSNNTSIVEIWARMNRKFDMMFQKRAFVHWYVGEGMEEGEFAEAREDLAMLEKDYEEIEGDAEEYDYDGDEDGVEY
- the LOC134827592 gene encoding uncharacterized protein LOC134827592, which translates into the protein MAIGEIPPENVVQLRTERIDSEIAATIEEVTVAGEELFKCWVKMLVKVKEKDSEIAQRQILDLQRRMLHLNETYPNIKIKLEVNKGAVRHQWSYKRLRHDKKMGFNCQFSFSVVDKERDALRATSQDILKHIEKLMVVYYEDQYDVKYRVGTRTKSESSDDTVEIKNNPDGAGTQTENDTNAILPLHSHDPHYHINSDAGNIHFEDKSKKKHYHICSCFNTGRKEGKGCFSMIFGVFKSCIPCLKKI